A window of Rhododendron vialii isolate Sample 1 chromosome 13a, ASM3025357v1 contains these coding sequences:
- the LOC131314945 gene encoding SNF1-related protein kinase regulatory subunit beta-3 isoform X1, protein MNPYGEGQDEATVAGFEVPRSPDSSYSNVFPGNGDETRDPPMVPPQLQHTLLSYPTSRDAPASLPLPQNVILNHLYIENREPSRPVVALGITHRFRSKFVTVVLYKPVQRRGTTGN, encoded by the exons ATGAACCCATATGGTGAAGGTCAG GACGAAGCAACTGTAGCGGGATTTGAAGTTCCAAGATCACCCGATTCGAGTTACAGCAACGTGTTCCCCGGGAATGGAGATGAGACACGGGACCCACCTATGGTCCCCCCTCAACTTCAACACACCTTGCTAAGCTATCCAACAAGCAGAGATGCTCCAGCATCGCTTCCATTGCCGCAAAATGTGATTCTCAACCACCTTTACATTGAAAACAGGGAACCCTCCCGACCTGTTGTGGCTCTTGGGATCACTCATCGCTTCCGTTCAAAATTTGTTACTGTTGTGCTTTACAAACCTGTTCAAAGGAGGGGAACTACAGGTAATTGA
- the LOC131314945 gene encoding SNF1-related protein kinase regulatory subunit beta-3 isoform X2 encodes MVKDEATVAGFEVPRSPDSSYSNVFPGNGDETRDPPMVPPQLQHTLLSYPTSRDAPASLPLPQNVILNHLYIENREPSRPVVALGITHRFRSKFVTVVLYKPVQRRGTTGN; translated from the exons ATGGTGAAG GACGAAGCAACTGTAGCGGGATTTGAAGTTCCAAGATCACCCGATTCGAGTTACAGCAACGTGTTCCCCGGGAATGGAGATGAGACACGGGACCCACCTATGGTCCCCCCTCAACTTCAACACACCTTGCTAAGCTATCCAACAAGCAGAGATGCTCCAGCATCGCTTCCATTGCCGCAAAATGTGATTCTCAACCACCTTTACATTGAAAACAGGGAACCCTCCCGACCTGTTGTGGCTCTTGGGATCACTCATCGCTTCCGTTCAAAATTTGTTACTGTTGTGCTTTACAAACCTGTTCAAAGGAGGGGAACTACAGGTAATTGA